A genomic stretch from Clostridia bacterium includes:
- a CDS encoding aminotransferase class IV, whose protein sequence is MSSEIIEDYVITNGRIVSASEVGALSAGSSKTIYEVIRVLSGVPLFLERHLKRLEASARLTGCTVGSIADNVESSIHKLIKANDSPNKNIKIIVYNLENILPDYMAYFIQSNYPAADEYKRGVPAILFNEERSNPNAKVVNLSFKEKVADALSSAKAYEALLVNRENQVTEGSRSNVFFVKNGIVYTAPKGSVLIGITRVCVFELCEKLAIEIVEEPINASMLGDMDGVFMTGTSPKLLPISTIDDMHFDSADNQVIKALMKGYDEMLQEYIRGKRG, encoded by the coding sequence ATGAGCAGCGAAATAATTGAAGATTATGTTATAACCAACGGTAGAATCGTGTCGGCATCTGAAGTCGGCGCACTTTCTGCAGGTTCCTCCAAGACAATTTATGAGGTAATAAGGGTATTGTCCGGAGTTCCGCTTTTCCTCGAAAGGCATTTGAAAAGGCTGGAGGCTTCAGCAAGGCTCACTGGCTGTACTGTTGGCTCAATAGCAGACAATGTTGAAAGCAGTATCCATAAGCTGATTAAAGCTAATGACAGTCCCAACAAGAATATAAAAATCATAGTATACAACCTGGAAAACATCCTCCCTGATTATATGGCATATTTCATACAAAGCAATTATCCGGCAGCAGATGAGTATAAAAGGGGAGTCCCGGCCATACTTTTCAATGAGGAGCGGTCTAACCCCAATGCAAAGGTTGTGAATCTAAGCTTTAAGGAAAAGGTAGCTGACGCTTTGTCCAGTGCTAAAGCATATGAGGCTTTGCTGGTCAATCGTGAAAATCAGGTTACCGAAGGAAGCCGTTCCAACGTATTCTTCGTCAAAAACGGCATAGTATATACAGCTCCCAAGGGCAGTGTATTAATAGGGATAACCCGTGTATGCGTATTTGAACTCTGCGAAAAGCTGGCAATTGAAATAGTGGAAGAGCCCATAAATGCTTCTATGCTTGGAGATATGGATGGGGTTTTCATGACAGGCACCTCTCCAAAGCTTCTCCCAATCAGTACAATTGATGATATGCACTTTGACTCAGCCGACAATCAAGTAATCAAGGCACTTATGAAGGGCTATGATGAAATGCTGCAGGAGTACATTAGAGGTAAACGGGGATAG
- a CDS encoding MgtC/SapB family protein, with translation MPDNMELLLRLTLACLFGGLVGIERERNRHPAGFRTHILVCVGSTLVMLCNIFIFERYKNYANIDPSRLGAQVISGIGFLGAGTILKEGVTVKGLTTAASIWSVACIGIATGLGFYTGSIFATALVLVTLVVFSRAEGRLYGRRKSTLLKIKAVDRPGQIGKIGTELGKCGLQICDISMEVSDETSVLIKVRISSARQDIDMEVMDCLSKIDGILYVEVCE, from the coding sequence ATGCCTGATAATATGGAGCTGCTTTTAAGACTTACCCTTGCCTGTCTGTTCGGGGGGCTCGTCGGCATCGAAAGGGAACGGAACAGACATCCTGCCGGCTTTAGGACACATATACTTGTATGCGTAGGTTCCACCCTGGTTATGCTGTGCAATATCTTTATTTTTGAGCGCTATAAGAATTATGCCAATATTGATCCGTCACGCTTAGGAGCTCAAGTAATAAGTGGAATCGGTTTTCTGGGGGCGGGCACGATATTGAAGGAAGGGGTTACAGTAAAAGGCTTGACAACAGCGGCCAGCATTTGGTCAGTTGCTTGCATCGGGATTGCTACAGGATTGGGCTTCTATACTGGTTCGATATTTGCGACTGCACTTGTTCTTGTAACGCTGGTAGTCTTTTCAAGAGCTGAAGGTCGTTTGTATGGGAGAAGAAAAAGCACACTACTGAAAATTAAGGCCGTGGATAGACCGGGGCAGATAGGGAAGATAGGTACTGAATTGGGCAAATGTGGTCTGCAAATCTGCGACATTTCCATGGAGGTTTCGGATGAAACCTCTGTTCTGATAAAAGTCAGGATTAGCAGTGCAAGACAGGATATCGACATGGAGGTAATGGACTGTTTATCGAAAATAGATGGCATTTTATATGTTGAGGTTTGCGAATGA